The following are from one region of the Paenalkalicoccus suaedae genome:
- a CDS encoding circularly permuted type 2 ATP-grasp protein codes for MLKNYDPATYYDEMMQGKNSARRHYETFHRLLENFTLEELHEKHETAQLSFLRQGITFTVYHEEGGTERTMPFDLVPIIIPSDDWERIEAGIKQRVKALNLFLEDIYNEKKIVLDGVIPKELVENNQYYYEKQASGLKIPHDNHIFLAGIDLIRDNEGTYRVLEDNLRNPSGMSYVFQNRFVMRKVFPELFFEHEIRTLEHQASHLHCALLSHVPEGSESKDAPVAVLLTPGMYNSAYYDHIFLAQQMGIELVEGQDLLVKDDKVYMKTLRGLHRVDIIYRRIDDDYLDPEEFNADSELGVPGLMRAYRAGNVAICNGVGNGVADDKAMYVYVPDMIRYYLGEEPLIPNVETYFLTDPEVRKDVLSRLDELVVKNVGASGGYDMLIGPQATPELIEIFRQKILESPEQYIAQPTIQLSRAPAFQDERFYPCHVDLRVFAIGGEDIHVLPGGLSRVALKEGSLVVNSSQGGGGKDTWVLRKGDDAHA; via the coding sequence ATGCTTAAGAACTATGATCCAGCTACATACTATGATGAAATGATGCAAGGTAAGAATTCGGCAAGAAGGCACTACGAAACGTTCCATCGGTTACTTGAGAACTTTACACTGGAAGAGTTGCACGAAAAGCATGAGACGGCCCAACTGAGCTTTTTACGACAAGGAATTACGTTTACCGTATACCACGAAGAGGGTGGAACAGAGCGTACAATGCCGTTTGATCTCGTGCCAATTATTATTCCAAGTGATGACTGGGAAAGAATTGAGGCAGGTATTAAACAGCGGGTTAAAGCACTCAATTTATTTTTAGAGGATATTTATAACGAGAAAAAGATTGTATTGGATGGGGTTATTCCAAAAGAGCTTGTAGAAAACAACCAGTATTATTATGAAAAGCAAGCTTCAGGGTTAAAAATTCCACACGATAACCACATTTTTTTAGCTGGTATTGATTTAATTCGTGATAATGAAGGTACGTATAGGGTATTAGAAGATAACCTGCGTAATCCATCTGGTATGTCCTATGTTTTTCAAAATCGTTTTGTCATGAGAAAAGTGTTTCCTGAGCTTTTCTTCGAGCATGAGATTAGGACATTGGAGCATCAAGCTTCCCATTTACACTGTGCTTTGTTGAGTCATGTGCCAGAAGGTTCAGAATCGAAGGACGCCCCTGTTGCGGTCCTGTTGACACCTGGGATGTATAACTCCGCATACTATGATCATATTTTCTTAGCACAGCAAATGGGGATTGAGCTTGTAGAAGGGCAGGATTTATTGGTAAAGGACGATAAAGTTTATATGAAAACACTTCGCGGTTTGCACCGCGTTGATATTATTTATCGTCGTATTGATGATGACTATTTGGACCCAGAGGAATTCAATGCAGATTCGGAACTAGGAGTTCCAGGGCTTATGCGGGCTTACCGGGCAGGGAACGTCGCAATCTGTAACGGTGTGGGAAATGGAGTGGCTGACGATAAAGCGATGTATGTGTATGTACCAGATATGATTCGCTATTATTTAGGTGAAGAGCCACTCATTCCAAACGTTGAAACCTACTTTTTAACAGATCCAGAGGTACGAAAGGACGTTTTAAGTAGACTTGACGAGCTCGTAGTTAAAAATGTTGGTGCTTCAGGTGGATATGACATGCTGATTGGACCTCAAGCAACACCAGAGCTTATCGAGATATTTAGACAAAAGATTCTCGAGTCACCGGAGCAATATATTGCCCAGCCAACGATTCAGCTTTCGAGAGCACCAGCCTTTCAGGATGAGCGATTTTACCCTTGCCATGTTGATTTACGCGTGTTTGCTATTGGGGGAGAGGATATTCATGTACTCCCAGGAGGTTTATCGCGAGTCGCATTAAAAGAAGGGTCGCTTGTCGTCAACTCATCTCAGGGTGGCGGCGGAAAGGATACGTGGGTGCTACGAAAGGGGGATGACGCACATGCTTAG